The following coding sequences are from one Aethina tumida isolate Nest 87 chromosome 2, icAetTumi1.1, whole genome shotgun sequence window:
- the LOC109597539 gene encoding carboxypeptidase B encodes MQLKFVLLVAFLGLATANRKEYNGYSLFEITPKDQPEWHLVMQFLDKPGFDFFAAPKEFNKPITVLVAPEVMVGFKSVLTLQKIEYKVIIQNYEDVVRAEDEELAKKPRDLKADASFTSFMTYNEIIAYLNSLASNYPNIVSVKSIGTTYGGRAIPLIKISSGGSNKPAILVDAGIHAREWIAPPVALYIINQLVENPDNAALFANVDWYIIPILNPDGYSYTHTSERLWRKNRKPGSYCYGTDLNRNFDFHWMENGASSNECSETFAGTKGFSELESQALRDFVLANADSIKLYLTFHSYGQYLLYPWGYTSALPDNEATLRSLATKVNAAIKAVAGTSYTIGTSTNVLYAAAGGSDDWVKGVGGVELAYTIELPAGGSYGFNPPASRILPIVQETWQGILVYQKYVEENFA; translated from the exons ATGCAATTAAAGTTTGTGCTCCTTGTGGCCTTTTTAGGCCTCGCGACTGCCAATAGGAAAGAATACAATGG ATATTCCTTGTTTGAAATTACACCCAAAGATCAGCCAGAATGGCACTTGGTGATGCAATTCCTGGACAAACCCGGCTTTGATTTCTTTGCTGCTCCCAAAGAATTTAACAAGCCTATTACCGTCCTAGTTGCTCCAGAAGTAATGGTTGGTTTCAAATCAGTGTTGACTcttcaaaaaattgaatataaagttatcattcaaaattatgaaga TGTGGTACGCGCTGAAGATGAGGAATTGGCCAAAAAACCAAGAGACCTGAAGGCTGATGCGTCTTTCACTTCCTTCATGACTTATAATGAA atcATAGCTTACTTGAACTCATTGGCTTCCAATTACCCAAATATAGTTTCTGTGAAGAGCATTGGCACAACTTATGGAGGCAGAGCTATTCCTCTGATCAAAATCTCCAGCGGAGGTAGTAACAAACCTGCTATCTTGGTAGATGCCGGCATCCACGCCAGAGAATGGATAGCTCCACCAGTAGCCCTTTACATCATTAATCAACTGGTTGAAAACCCTGACAATGCAGCTCTCTTCGCTAACGTTGATTGGTACATCATTCCAATACTCAACCCCGACGGCTATTCTTACACACACACttct GAACGTTTGTGGAGAAAGAACCGCAAGCCCGGCTCCTACTGCTACGGAACCGACTTGAACAGAAACTTCGACTTCCACTGGATGGAAAACGGCGCCAGCAGCAATGAATGTTCTGAAACCTTTGCCGGAACCAAAGGATTCTCAGAGCTCGAATCTCAAGCGTTGAGAGATTTCGTTCTTGCTAACGCCGATTCTATCAAATTGTACCTTACATTCCACAGTTACGGTCAGTACCTGCTCTACCCGTGGGGATACACCAGCGCTCTTCCAGACAACGAAGCTACTCTGAGGTCTCTCGCAACCAAAGTTAACGCTGCCATCAAGGCGGTTGCCGGTACTTCTTACACCATCGGTACATCCACCAATGTGTTGTACGCTGCCGCTGGTGGTAGTGATGACTGGGTTAAAGGTGTTGGCGGTGTAGAATTGGCTTACACAATTGAACTTCCAGCTGGAGGTTCCTATGGATTTAACCCCCCAGCATCTAGAATCTTACCAATCGTCCAAGAAACATGGCAAGGAATTTTGGTCTACCAGAAATACGTTGAAGAAAATTTCGCATAA
- the LOC109597537 gene encoding putative protein tag-52, which yields MDTKMEKPAEETVESPSNQNLQTVTPLTIKLEPITPKSKKDLECSIKGMTPVSVKLVPIDSKALKMIRSSTKKAKIPIDPVTPKANIEFSLELKKVINERNILTSKTKKVVFDALDDIKNKTEEESRNYKKNKALLEIINSEMKYVSQLETIINYFMKPTLDRKLLKKDDYNILFGNIETIYNINKQLLEELDEGHNNVANAFLKFAPFFKLYSVYASEFKNALRIIQSARSLNPKFASFVEMQETRPEVQSKLSSLLITPIQRVPRYKLLLMHLQELTSTKEKEYNLIVECLEKIEDAAEHINKVVDNQENAQRLLELQRCLCSGEPNIITPGRTLKKEGILMKMSSKQSHSEKLYVVLMNDIIMFNKMKKDEPKVNSLKCSSIFPLNKCKIAEILDKGCFRINCQDDEIILYHDKFNETKMWIEALDNAIHNYIEDRKTLRKESSSRRPVKRKDILEYNEPCVIATPMKKRKIDGQHSLLGIPISGRKSIHHHDSLKPSLGTPANQLNGNPNLHKELYVFGNPGNTNNGFRFTKLLGDVGSSIKRLFGFKKERN from the exons ATGGATACTAAAATGGAGAAACCAGCTGAAGAAACAGTTGAAAGTCCCAGTAATCAAAACTTACAGACAGTCACTCCTTTGACCATAAAATTAGAGCCTATAACTCCTAAATCCAAAAAGGATTTGGAATGCTCAATAAAAGGTATGACTCCAGTTAGTGTAAAATTAGTACCCATTGATTCAAAGGCTCTAAAAATGATTCGAAGTAGCACAAAGAAAGCAAAAATTCCCATTGATCCTGTTACTCCCAAagcaaatattgaatttagcTTAGAACTGAAGAAAGTAATTAATGAAAGGAATATATTAACATCGAAAACAAAAAAGGTCGTATTTGATGCACTGgatgacataaaaaataagaccGAGGAGGaaagtagaaattataaaaagaataaagcactcttagaaattattaacagtgaaatgaaatatgtttctcaattagaaacaataattaattattttatgaagccaACTTTGGatagaaaacttttaaaaaaagatgattataatatattgtttggtAACATTGAaactatttacaatattaacaaGCAATTGTTAGAAGAATTGGATGAGGGGCACAATAATGTTGCTAATGCCTTCTTAAAGTTTGCACCTTTCTTTAAACTATACTCAGTTTATGcctcagaatttaaaaatgcccTCAGAATAATTCAG agtGCAAGATCCCTAAATCCAAAATTTGCTTCATTTGTTGAAATGCAAGAAACTCGACCAGAAGTTCAGAGCAAATTGTCATCATTGTTGATAACACCTATACAAAGAGTTCCTCGATATAAGTTGCTGCTGATGCACCTCCAGGAACTTACATCTACTAAAGAAAAAGAATACAATCTAATAGTTG AATGTCTTGAAAAAATAGAAGATGCTGCTGAGCATATCAACAAGGTTGTTGACAACCAAGAGAATGCTCAAAGGTTATTGGAATTGCAAAGGTGCTTATGTAGTGGGGAACCCAATATAATTACGCCCGGCCGAACCCTTAAAAAAGAAGGAATCTTGATGAAAATGTCCTCTAAACAATCTCACAGTGAAAAACTATATGTTGTTCTTATGAATgacataattatgtttaataaaatgaagaaaGATGAACCAAAAGTGAATTCATTGAAATGTTCTTCAATATttcctttaaataaatgtaaaattgctGAAATACTAGATAAAGGATGTTTTCGAATAAACTGTCAAGATGATGAGATCATATTATaccatgataaatttaatgaaaccaAAATGTGGATAGAAGCGTTAGATAATGCCATTCACAATTACATAGAAGATAGGAAAACTTTAAGAAAAGAAAGCTCTTCAAGAAGACCAGTCAAAAGAAAAGATATACTGGAGTATAATGAGCCATGTGTAATAGCAACACCtatgaaaaaaagaaaaattgat ggACAACATTCATTATTAGGAATACCAATTTCTGGACGGAAATCAATTCATCACCATGACTCCCTTAAACCCAGTTTAGGGACACCAGCCAACCAATTAAATGGTAATCCAAATTTGCACAAAGAGTTGTATGTATTTGGAAATCCAGGAAACACCAATAATGGGTTTAGGTTTACTAAACTCCTGGGGGACGTTGGTTCATCTATAAAAAGACTTTTTGGGtttaagaaagaaagaaattga
- the LOC109597550 gene encoding uncharacterized protein F13E9.13, mitochondrial isoform X3, whose product MHYQDGILIENMHDIPYIQAKYLGPEITATMSRICTELRKIIPPTVPCGLQVLAAGNKEALAIAKATSLDFIRCEGFVFDHIADEGYTEANAGLILRYRKQIDADKILIFADIKKKHSSHAVTSDISLVDTAKAAEFFLADGLIITGNATGDPANANDLKLIKETSKLPVIIGSGVTIDNLSDYLVADALIIGSHFKQNGDWMNVLDGERINNFMNKILHTTVS is encoded by the exons ATGCACTACCAG GATGGAatacttattgaaaatatgcATGACATACCCTACATACAAGCTAAATATCTGGGACCAGAAATAACAGCAACCATGAGCAGAATATGTACtgaattaagaaaaatcaTTCCACCGACAGTTCCATGTGGGTTGCAGGTTTTAGCTGCAGGAAATAAAGAAGCTTTGGCTATTGCGAAAGCCACATCACTGGACTTTATTAGGTGTGAAGGGTTTGTGTTTGATCATATTGCAGATGAAGGATACACTGAAGCAAACGCCGGATTAATACTTAGATACAGGAAACAAATAGATgctgataaaatattgatttttgcggatattaagaaaaaacacag TTCTCATGCTGTAACTAGTGATATAAGTTTAGTGGATACTGCAAAGGCGGCGGAATTCTTTTTGGCTGATGGCTTGATTATAACTGGAAACGCTACAGGTGATCCAGCAAATGCTAAtgatcttaaattaattaaagaaacatcCAAGCTACCAGTTATAATAGGTTCGGGTGTTACTATAGACAATCTCTCTGATTATTTAGTGGCAGATGCTCTGATCATTGGATCACATTTTAAGCAGAATGGTGATTGGATGAACGTATTAGATGGAGAgaggattaataattttatgaataaaatattgcatacTACTGTATCAtga
- the LOC109597550 gene encoding uncharacterized protein F13E9.13, mitochondrial isoform X2, whose protein sequence is MLWIHNSFEDGILIENMHDIPYIQAKYLGPEITATMSRICTELRKIIPPTVPCGLQVLAAGNKEALAIAKATSLDFIRCEGFVFDHIADEGYTEANAGLILRYRKQIDADKILIFADIKKKHSSHAVTSDISLVDTAKAAEFFLADGLIITGNATGDPANANDLKLIKETSKLPVIIGSGVTIDNLSDYLVADALIIGSHFKQNGDWMNVLDGERINNFMNKILHTTVS, encoded by the exons ATGTTATGGATCCATAATTCCTTTGAG GATGGAatacttattgaaaatatgcATGACATACCCTACATACAAGCTAAATATCTGGGACCAGAAATAACAGCAACCATGAGCAGAATATGTACtgaattaagaaaaatcaTTCCACCGACAGTTCCATGTGGGTTGCAGGTTTTAGCTGCAGGAAATAAAGAAGCTTTGGCTATTGCGAAAGCCACATCACTGGACTTTATTAGGTGTGAAGGGTTTGTGTTTGATCATATTGCAGATGAAGGATACACTGAAGCAAACGCCGGATTAATACTTAGATACAGGAAACAAATAGATgctgataaaatattgatttttgcggatattaagaaaaaacacag TTCTCATGCTGTAACTAGTGATATAAGTTTAGTGGATACTGCAAAGGCGGCGGAATTCTTTTTGGCTGATGGCTTGATTATAACTGGAAACGCTACAGGTGATCCAGCAAATGCTAAtgatcttaaattaattaaagaaacatcCAAGCTACCAGTTATAATAGGTTCGGGTGTTACTATAGACAATCTCTCTGATTATTTAGTGGCAGATGCTCTGATCATTGGATCACATTTTAAGCAGAATGGTGATTGGATGAACGTATTAGATGGAGAgaggattaataattttatgaataaaatattgcatacTACTGTATCAtga
- the LOC109597550 gene encoding uncharacterized protein F13E9.13, mitochondrial isoform X1 — protein MNRFKSLFKLKRCSVIGMVHVNALPGTPRFSGSVDDIVSKACKETETYLKNNIDGILIENMHDIPYIQAKYLGPEITATMSRICTELRKIIPPTVPCGLQVLAAGNKEALAIAKATSLDFIRCEGFVFDHIADEGYTEANAGLILRYRKQIDADKILIFADIKKKHSSHAVTSDISLVDTAKAAEFFLADGLIITGNATGDPANANDLKLIKETSKLPVIIGSGVTIDNLSDYLVADALIIGSHFKQNGDWMNVLDGERINNFMNKILHTTVS, from the exons ATGAACAGGTTCAAGAgtttatttaaactgaaaagATGTTCAGTAATTGGAATGGTTCACGTCAATGCACTACCAG GAACCCCACGTTTTTCTGGCTCAGTTGACGATATTGTTTCTAAGGCTTGCAAAGAAACTGAGACATacctaaaaaataacatt GATGGAatacttattgaaaatatgcATGACATACCCTACATACAAGCTAAATATCTGGGACCAGAAATAACAGCAACCATGAGCAGAATATGTACtgaattaagaaaaatcaTTCCACCGACAGTTCCATGTGGGTTGCAGGTTTTAGCTGCAGGAAATAAAGAAGCTTTGGCTATTGCGAAAGCCACATCACTGGACTTTATTAGGTGTGAAGGGTTTGTGTTTGATCATATTGCAGATGAAGGATACACTGAAGCAAACGCCGGATTAATACTTAGATACAGGAAACAAATAGATgctgataaaatattgatttttgcggatattaagaaaaaacacag TTCTCATGCTGTAACTAGTGATATAAGTTTAGTGGATACTGCAAAGGCGGCGGAATTCTTTTTGGCTGATGGCTTGATTATAACTGGAAACGCTACAGGTGATCCAGCAAATGCTAAtgatcttaaattaattaaagaaacatcCAAGCTACCAGTTATAATAGGTTCGGGTGTTACTATAGACAATCTCTCTGATTATTTAGTGGCAGATGCTCTGATCATTGGATCACATTTTAAGCAGAATGGTGATTGGATGAACGTATTAGATGGAGAgaggattaataattttatgaataaaatattgcatacTACTGTATCAtga